Proteins encoded together in one Caldicellulosiruptor saccharolyticus DSM 8903 window:
- the flgB gene encoding flagellar basal body rod protein FlgB, translating to MINMFDKIDFYKKALDYAWKRNEVISNNIANADTPGYKAKDLNFKAFLQAYLNDQNNLELITTDKRHIKAEQSSGTSTKDSAIEILDSSFQMRLDENTVDIEQEMGKLLQNSLYFDGVSLQLSREINKWKTVIKEGR from the coding sequence ATGATTAATATGTTTGACAAGATAGACTTTTATAAAAAAGCTTTGGATTATGCGTGGAAAAGGAACGAAGTTATCTCAAACAATATTGCCAATGCCGACACCCCCGGATATAAAGCTAAGGATTTAAATTTCAAAGCGTTTTTGCAAGCATATTTAAATGACCAAAATAACTTGGAGCTCATAACAACAGACAAAAGACATATAAAAGCAGAGCAAAGTTCTGGTACCAGTACTAAAGATAGTGCAATTGAGATTTTAGACAGTAGCTTTCAGATGAGACTTGATGAAAATACAGTCGACATTGAGCAAGAGATGGGAAAACTTTTGCAAAACTCTTTGTACTTTGACGGTGTAAGCCTTCAGCTTTCCAGAGAGATAAACAAATGGAAAACAGTTATAAAAGAAGGTAGGTGA
- the flgC gene encoding flagellar basal body rod protein FlgC yields the protein MGMFDAINISASALHAQRVRMDVIAQNIANANTTRTEDGTPYRRKIVVFEERKQSFGDILNEKLNASSDTYAGVRVKAIIEDTSPFKKVYDPTHPDSDQNGYVNYPNVDIVTEMVNMIEASRAYEANVTAMNITKSMITRIFEIGK from the coding sequence ATGGGAATGTTCGATGCTATAAATATCTCGGCCTCCGCTTTGCATGCCCAAAGAGTAAGAATGGATGTAATTGCCCAGAACATTGCAAATGCTAACACAACGCGCACGGAAGATGGCACTCCTTACAGGAGGAAGATTGTTGTGTTTGAAGAAAGAAAACAAAGTTTTGGTGATATATTGAATGAGAAATTAAATGCAAGCAGTGATACATATGCTGGTGTTAGAGTAAAAGCAATTATTGAGGATACAAGCCCGTTTAAAAAGGTCTATGATCCCACTCATCCAGATAGCGACCAAAATGGCTATGTGAACTACCCTAATGTTGACATTGTTACTGAAATGGTCAATATGATTGAGGCCTCTCGCGCATATGAAGCAAATGTCACTGCTATGAATATTACGAAATCTATGATAACAAGGATATTTGAGATAGGAAAGTAA
- the hslU gene encoding ATP-dependent protease ATPase subunit HslU, whose amino-acid sequence MNELTPQEIVRELDKYIVGQERAKRCVAIALRNRYRRAKLPKELQDEITPKNILMVGPTGVGKTEIARRLAKLVNAPFVKVEATKFTEVGYVGRDVDSMVRDLVENAISLVKSEYMEKMKERAKALVEDRILEILIPEPHARKAGFKNPFEALFGAPSQEPEQTYQTTDDYIRTQREILREKLRSGELEDKVIEVEVEDTVKPPFEMIMGTISDEMGISFQDVFGSLFPKKKKKKKMTIREAREVLEQEEYNKLIDMDEVIKEAIHRAEQHGIIFIDEIDKIAGRGSGVGPDVSREGVQRDILPIVEGSTVMTKYGPVKTDHILFIAAGAFHVAKVSDLIPELQGRFPVVVELHPLTEEDFKKILTQPKNAITKQYIELMKTEGVNITFTDDAIEAIAKVAVKINEQSENIGARRLHTVVEKIMEDISFEYANVEKPIDVVIDKDYVYSKVSDMIKDKDLNRFII is encoded by the coding sequence ATGAATGAATTAACACCTCAAGAGATAGTAAGAGAACTTGACAAGTATATAGTTGGTCAAGAGAGGGCAAAAAGGTGTGTGGCCATTGCCCTGAGAAATAGGTACAGGCGTGCAAAGCTCCCAAAAGAGCTTCAAGATGAAATAACACCCAAGAACATTTTGATGGTGGGACCAACAGGTGTTGGTAAGACAGAGATTGCAAGACGGCTTGCAAAGCTTGTAAATGCTCCCTTTGTAAAGGTTGAGGCTACTAAATTCACCGAAGTTGGATATGTTGGAAGAGATGTTGATTCAATGGTTCGAGACCTTGTGGAAAATGCGATTTCTCTTGTCAAGAGCGAGTACATGGAGAAGATGAAGGAAAGAGCAAAGGCACTTGTTGAAGATAGAATTTTGGAGATATTAATCCCTGAACCTCATGCGAGAAAGGCAGGGTTTAAAAATCCTTTTGAGGCGCTTTTTGGTGCTCCATCGCAAGAACCCGAACAGACTTACCAGACAACAGATGACTATATCAGAACACAAAGAGAAATTTTAAGAGAAAAGCTTAGGTCTGGCGAGCTTGAGGACAAGGTAATAGAGGTTGAGGTAGAGGACACTGTAAAACCTCCATTTGAGATGATAATGGGCACAATCTCTGATGAGATGGGAATATCGTTTCAGGATGTGTTTGGGTCTCTGTTCCCTAAAAAGAAAAAAAAGAAGAAGATGACAATAAGAGAAGCGCGAGAGGTTTTGGAGCAAGAAGAGTACAATAAACTGATTGACATGGATGAGGTTATAAAAGAAGCAATTCATCGTGCAGAACAGCATGGAATAATATTTATTGATGAGATTGACAAGATAGCTGGCAGGGGTTCAGGTGTAGGTCCGGATGTGTCAAGAGAAGGTGTACAAAGAGACATCTTACCTATTGTTGAGGGTAGCACTGTCATGACAAAGTACGGGCCTGTCAAGACAGACCATATTTTGTTTATTGCAGCAGGAGCTTTTCATGTTGCAAAGGTCTCGGATTTAATACCAGAGTTGCAGGGAAGGTTTCCTGTTGTTGTTGAGCTACATCCTTTGACGGAAGAGGACTTTAAAAAGATTTTGACACAGCCAAAAAATGCTATTACAAAACAGTATATTGAGCTTATGAAGACAGAAGGTGTGAACATCACGTTTACTGATGATGCAATAGAGGCTATTGCAAAGGTTGCTGTGAAGATAAATGAACAAAGTGAAAATATTGGTGCGCGAAGACTTCATACTGTTGTTGAGAAGATAATGGAGGATATATCGTTTGAGTATGCGAATGTCGAAAAGCCAATTGATGTTGTGATTGACAAAGACTATGTTTATTCTAAGGTATCAGACATGATAAAGGACAAGGACCTGAATAGATTTATCATCTAA
- the topA gene encoding type I DNA topoisomerase, whose translation MKKLVIVESPAKARTIAKFLGKEFKVEASMGHIRDLPKSDLGVDVENNFAPKYINIRGKADVINRLKKSAQEAEKVYLATDPDREGEAISWHLAIILGLDQNDKVRITFNEITKKAVQESLKNARPIDQNLVNAQQARRVLDRLVGYKLSPFLWEKVKGGLSAGRVQSVATRLVVEREEEIEKFKPEEYWTLEAVFKKDNQEFKAKFYGSKKGKLELKNQEQVDKIINQIKDKNFKVTKLKISEKKKNPPPPFITSTLQQEASRKLRFTPAKTMMIAQMLYEGVEIKGEGSVGLITYMRTDSTRVAEEAQEAARRIILQRFGKEYVPEKPRVYKTKKDAQDAHEAIRPTYIEKDPESIKDSLTPDQYRLYKLIYDRFLASQMESSIYDSLSAELEVEGYVFKLTGSKLKFAGFMEVYVEGKDTDEEEEENQLPEIFEGEMLKPIKLEKKQHFTQPPSRYTEATLIKALEEKGIGRPSTYAPTIQTILERGYVVKEDRFLKPTELGKVVTNILKEYFKDIIDIEFTAELEENLDRIEEGKADWVEIVRKFYLPLEKELETARNTMQQIKVDDEETDVVCENCGRKMVIKKGRYGRFLACPGYPECKNTKPYFDYLDVLCPKCGKKLIEKKSKKGKKYFTCESYPECNFIVWERPAKNCPKCNQLMFEKGKKRSKKLVCSNESCGYEEKIVEKGE comes from the coding sequence TTGAAAAAGCTTGTCATAGTTGAGTCACCTGCAAAGGCAAGGACAATTGCAAAGTTTCTTGGCAAAGAATTTAAGGTAGAAGCCTCAATGGGACACATAAGAGACCTGCCAAAGAGTGATTTGGGTGTTGATGTAGAAAACAACTTTGCACCAAAGTATATAAACATTCGCGGAAAGGCAGATGTGATAAACAGGCTCAAAAAATCCGCACAAGAAGCAGAAAAGGTGTACTTAGCCACAGACCCTGACAGGGAAGGTGAAGCAATTTCATGGCATTTGGCCATAATCTTAGGTCTTGACCAGAACGATAAGGTGAGGATTACTTTTAATGAGATAACAAAAAAAGCTGTGCAAGAGTCCCTGAAAAATGCAAGGCCTATTGACCAAAACCTTGTAAATGCCCAGCAAGCAAGAAGGGTACTTGACAGGCTTGTCGGCTACAAGCTCAGCCCTTTTTTGTGGGAAAAGGTAAAAGGCGGACTTTCTGCAGGCCGTGTCCAGTCTGTTGCAACACGGCTTGTTGTTGAACGCGAAGAGGAGATAGAAAAATTCAAACCGGAAGAGTACTGGACTTTAGAAGCGGTATTCAAAAAAGATAATCAAGAGTTTAAGGCAAAGTTTTACGGTAGCAAAAAAGGTAAGCTTGAGCTTAAAAATCAAGAACAAGTAGATAAAATTATAAATCAAATCAAAGATAAAAACTTCAAAGTGACAAAACTCAAAATCTCTGAAAAGAAGAAAAACCCACCCCCGCCTTTTATAACAAGTACTTTACAGCAGGAGGCATCAAGAAAGCTAAGATTTACACCTGCTAAAACCATGATGATTGCCCAGATGCTGTATGAAGGTGTTGAGATAAAAGGTGAGGGAAGCGTAGGTTTAATTACGTACATGAGAACAGACTCAACGAGGGTTGCTGAAGAAGCCCAAGAGGCTGCAAGAAGAATAATTTTGCAGAGGTTTGGTAAAGAATATGTTCCTGAAAAACCAAGAGTGTATAAGACAAAAAAGGATGCTCAAGATGCGCATGAAGCGATAAGACCAACCTATATCGAAAAAGACCCAGAGAGCATAAAAGATTCTTTGACGCCTGACCAATACAGACTGTACAAGCTCATCTATGACAGATTTTTAGCATCACAGATGGAAAGTAGCATATACGACTCTTTGTCAGCAGAGCTGGAAGTTGAAGGTTATGTTTTTAAACTCACAGGCTCAAAGCTAAAGTTTGCAGGATTTATGGAAGTATATGTTGAAGGAAAGGATACAGACGAAGAAGAGGAAGAAAACCAGCTTCCAGAGATTTTTGAGGGCGAGATGTTAAAGCCAATCAAGCTTGAGAAAAAGCAGCACTTTACACAGCCGCCTTCGCGCTATACAGAAGCAACGCTTATAAAAGCATTGGAAGAAAAGGGAATAGGAAGACCAAGCACCTATGCTCCCACCATTCAGACAATTTTAGAGCGAGGTTATGTTGTAAAAGAGGATCGCTTTTTAAAACCAACCGAGCTTGGAAAGGTTGTTACAAATATTTTAAAAGAGTACTTCAAGGACATAATAGACATTGAGTTTACAGCAGAGCTGGAAGAAAATCTTGATAGAATAGAAGAAGGCAAAGCTGATTGGGTGGAGATTGTAAGAAAATTTTATCTGCCGCTTGAAAAAGAGCTTGAAACAGCTCGAAATACCATGCAGCAGATTAAGGTTGACGATGAGGAGACAGATGTTGTCTGTGAAAACTGCGGAAGAAAGATGGTTATAAAGAAAGGACGATATGGAAGGTTTTTAGCATGCCCAGGCTATCCGGAATGCAAAAACACAAAGCCCTATTTTGACTATTTGGATGTTTTATGCCCAAAATGTGGTAAAAAACTTATTGAAAAAAAGTCAAAAAAGGGTAAGAAGTATTTTACATGCGAAAGCTACCCTGAGTGTAACTTTATAGTATGGGAAAGGCCAGCCAAAAACTGTCCAAAATGCAATCAGCTGATGTTTGAAAAAGGCAAAAAGAGAAGCAAAAAACTTGTATGTTCAAATGAATCATGCGGGTATGAAGAAAAGATAGTTGAAAAAGGTGAGTGA
- the codY gene encoding GTP-sensing pleiotropic transcriptional regulator CodY: MQQSLLEKVRKINRIVQSKEKEILDFQKLCCVLGDVTDSSVFFIDANGKVFSKYLMPFVNVDLKLSENERLSPEIQKFLWSFVDTRVNLTLSEIARVVEIESTKVDIKDVICAIIPIIGGTRRFGTVFSLKSYANFTEDDVILLEYVATIIGFDLLNLTKEEDEEEKKKREMIRSAIDTLSISELEALIHIFEELKTNEGLLVASKIADRVGITRSVIVNALRKFESAGLIETRSLGLKGTYIKVLNDMVRSEIEKYKDKLKVK, from the coding sequence ATGCAGCAAAGTCTTCTCGAAAAGGTCAGAAAGATAAACAGGATTGTTCAAAGCAAAGAAAAAGAAATTCTGGATTTTCAAAAGCTCTGCTGTGTTTTAGGTGATGTCACAGATTCAAGTGTATTTTTCATTGACGCAAATGGTAAAGTGTTTAGCAAATATCTTATGCCATTTGTAAATGTTGATTTGAAACTTTCTGAAAATGAAAGGCTAAGTCCAGAGATTCAAAAGTTTTTGTGGTCATTTGTTGACACAAGGGTAAATTTAACACTTTCTGAAATAGCAAGGGTTGTCGAGATTGAAAGTACGAAGGTTGATATAAAAGATGTGATTTGCGCAATAATACCTATAATAGGTGGCACAAGGCGATTTGGGACAGTATTTTCTCTTAAAAGCTATGCTAATTTTACAGAAGATGATGTAATTCTTTTAGAGTATGTTGCTACTATTATTGGGTTTGACCTTTTGAACTTGACAAAAGAAGAGGATGAAGAAGAAAAGAAAAAAAGAGAAATGATAAGATCTGCAATTGACACACTTTCAATTTCAGAACTTGAAGCTCTAATTCACATATTTGAGGAGCTGAAGACAAACGAAGGGCTTTTGGTGGCAAGTAAGATAGCAGATAGAGTAGGAATTACAAGATCTGTAATTGTAAATGCCCTCAGAAAGTTTGAAAGTGCAGGACTTATCGAAACAAGGTCTTTGGGACTAAAAGGCACTTATATTAAGGTGTTAAATGACATGGTAAGAAGTGAGATTGAAAAGTATAAGGATAAACTAAAGGTAAAGTGA
- the dprA gene encoding DNA-processing protein DprA — protein sequence MSDERKLYWLWLYTIKGIGPKKFRQIKQEFGSLENAYLNRKEFNLEGFSSSIKQLIRDSDLKEAEKVLEFCIKNSINIILEDDVFYPTELKNFDHSPVIIFAKGNVNVLKAQYKISMVGTREPTYYGKRVAKDLAGLVAQQNIVVVSGMARGIDTFCHMGALENGTTIAVLGCGVDIVYPKENYKLYNQIVEKGCVISEFLPKTLPDRMNFPQRNRIVAMLSPCLVVIEAAEKSGTFSTVDFALEMGKEVFAVPGNIFSQKSSGTNRLIKEGARIVCSYQDFLEDLREIYNLFPKQISLFDVEEELSEEEYTILKLLDSVGEAHIENLILLTNWSAGKVASVITSLEIKGKVVRERGNVIVRI from the coding sequence ATGAGTGATGAGAGAAAGCTTTACTGGCTTTGGCTTTATACTATAAAAGGAATAGGGCCTAAAAAGTTTCGACAAATAAAACAAGAGTTTGGGAGTTTAGAGAATGCGTATTTGAACAGAAAGGAGTTTAATTTAGAAGGCTTTTCTTCATCTATCAAACAGCTAATTAGAGATTCTGATTTGAAAGAGGCAGAAAAAGTTCTTGAATTTTGTATTAAGAATAGTATAAATATAATTCTTGAAGATGATGTATTTTACCCAACAGAGCTTAAAAACTTTGATCACTCACCTGTAATAATCTTTGCAAAGGGCAATGTAAATGTGCTAAAAGCTCAGTATAAGATATCCATGGTTGGGACAAGAGAGCCAACATATTATGGAAAAAGAGTTGCAAAAGATCTTGCAGGTTTGGTTGCACAGCAGAATATAGTTGTTGTAAGTGGTATGGCGCGTGGAATTGATACATTTTGTCACATGGGAGCTTTAGAAAATGGCACCACAATTGCTGTTTTAGGCTGTGGTGTTGACATTGTCTATCCTAAGGAAAATTACAAGCTGTACAACCAGATTGTGGAAAAAGGATGTGTGATTTCTGAATTCTTGCCAAAAACGTTGCCAGATAGGATGAATTTTCCGCAAAGAAACAGGATTGTTGCGATGCTTTCTCCTTGCTTGGTTGTGATTGAGGCAGCAGAAAAGAGTGGTACATTTTCAACTGTTGACTTTGCACTTGAGATGGGCAAAGAGGTTTTTGCTGTGCCAGGTAATATCTTTTCACAAAAGAGTAGTGGTACAAACAGGCTAATAAAAGAAGGTGCAAGGATTGTATGTTCATATCAGGATTTTTTAGAGGATTTAAGAGAGATTTACAATCTTTTCCCGAAACAGATAAGTTTATTTGATGTTGAAGAAGAACTTTCAGAAGAGGAGTATACCATTTTAAAACTCTTAGATAGTGTGGGGGAAGCTCATATTGAAAACTTGATTTTGCTGACAAACTGGTCAGCAGGAAAAGTTGCAAGTGTGATAACCTCGCTTGAGATAAAAGGCAAGGTTGTAAGAGAAAGAGGAAATGTGATTGTTAGGATATAA
- the fliE gene encoding flagellar hook-basal body complex protein FliE, translating into MIGSINFDSISKLFEKQFSDVGKNEKSNSSTSFIDFLYKALEGVDNLQKEADYQNQLFTLGLTSNPQDAIVASEKASMALQLTLQIRNKILDAYNEIMRMQV; encoded by the coding sequence ATGATAGGAAGTATTAATTTTGATAGTATATCAAAACTTTTTGAAAAGCAATTTTCAGATGTAGGTAAAAATGAAAAATCAAACTCTTCCACATCGTTTATAGACTTTCTTTACAAAGCGTTAGAAGGTGTTGATAATCTTCAAAAAGAAGCAGATTATCAAAATCAGCTCTTTACTCTTGGTCTTACGTCAAATCCCCAAGATGCAATTGTTGCGTCTGAAAAGGCCTCAATGGCACTGCAGCTTACTTTACAGATTCGAAACAAAATTTTAGATGCTTACAATGAAATTATGCGCATGCAGGTGTAG
- the trmFO gene encoding methylenetetrahydrofolate--tRNA-(uracil(54)-C(5))-methyltransferase (FADH(2)-oxidizing) TrmFO, producing the protein MRITVIGAGLAGVEAANAITKFGIKVRLYEMKPKKFSPAHKQEGFAELVCSNSLKSKLLTNASGLLKEEMKLFGSIVMEAAYNTQVEAGQALAVDRYLFSEYITKKIKQNPLIEVIHEEVTEVPRDEVVVVSTGPLTTESLLEDISKLCNSKNLYFFDAAAPIVLKDSIDFSKAFFASRYNKGTDDYINCPMTKEEYERFYYELVNAEVIEVKDFERDLLFEGCMPIEEMAKRGIDTIRFGPLKPVGIIDPKTGKMPYAVVQLRKDTQDGRLYNMVGFQTRLKWGEQKRVFRLIPGLENAEFVRYGVMHKNSYINSPQVLTKFLSLKKYPNIFFAGQITGVEGYLESAATGIVAGINAARYVLGRAQITLPPSTCIGALIEYITTPKKDFQPMNANYGIISIDEEIARIKDKEKRKLLIAEKSLSVCREIANQIF; encoded by the coding sequence ATGAGAATAACAGTGATTGGAGCTGGACTTGCAGGTGTTGAAGCTGCAAATGCCATCACTAAGTTTGGCATCAAAGTAAGACTGTATGAAATGAAACCGAAGAAATTTTCACCTGCACACAAACAGGAAGGATTTGCAGAGCTTGTTTGTAGCAATTCTCTAAAATCAAAACTATTGACAAACGCATCAGGGCTTTTAAAAGAGGAGATGAAACTCTTTGGTTCGATTGTGATGGAGGCAGCTTACAATACCCAAGTTGAGGCAGGCCAGGCTTTGGCAGTTGATAGGTACTTATTTTCTGAGTATATAACAAAGAAGATAAAACAAAATCCTCTAATTGAGGTTATACACGAAGAAGTAACAGAAGTCCCAAGAGACGAGGTTGTGGTTGTTAGCACAGGTCCTTTGACCACAGAAAGTCTTCTTGAGGATATATCAAAGCTTTGCAATAGCAAAAATCTCTATTTTTTTGATGCAGCAGCGCCAATTGTATTAAAAGATTCTATTGATTTTTCAAAGGCTTTTTTTGCATCACGCTATAATAAAGGTACAGATGACTATATTAACTGTCCTATGACAAAAGAAGAGTACGAAAGGTTTTACTATGAACTTGTAAATGCTGAAGTCATCGAAGTAAAAGACTTTGAAAGAGATTTGTTGTTTGAAGGCTGTATGCCAATTGAAGAAATGGCAAAAAGAGGAATTGACACAATCAGATTTGGACCGCTAAAGCCGGTTGGTATAATTGATCCAAAAACCGGTAAGATGCCGTATGCAGTTGTGCAGCTTAGAAAAGACACTCAAGATGGAAGACTTTATAACATGGTTGGGTTTCAGACAAGGCTCAAATGGGGTGAGCAAAAAAGGGTTTTCAGGCTCATTCCAGGCTTGGAAAATGCAGAGTTTGTAAGGTATGGTGTTATGCACAAAAACTCTTATATAAACTCACCACAGGTTCTGACAAAGTTTCTTTCGCTCAAAAAGTACCCAAATATCTTCTTTGCAGGGCAGATAACAGGTGTGGAAGGATATTTAGAGTCTGCTGCAACTGGAATTGTGGCAGGGATAAATGCGGCAAGATATGTTCTTGGCAGAGCTCAAATTACTCTTCCTCCGAGTACCTGTATTGGTGCTCTAATTGAGTATATAACAACACCCAAAAAAGATTTTCAGCCCATGAATGCAAACTATGGTATAATATCAATTGATGAGGAGATTGCAAGAATAAAAGACAAGGAAAAAAGAAAACTTTTGATTGCGGAAAAATCGTTAAGTGTATGCAGAGAGATAGCTAATCAAATTTTTTAA
- the hslV gene encoding ATP-dependent protease subunit HslV — MFHATTIVAVKKGEKVAIAGDGQVTFSQNMIMKQNAKKVRKVYNGKVLVGFAGSVADAITLCEKFEEKLEQNSGNLQKSVVELAKEWRQDKILRRLEALMIVANSEHLFVVSGSGEVVEPDDNIAAIGSGGPYALAAARALVQNTNLEPAEIAKKALEIAASICIYTNNNITVLEL, encoded by the coding sequence ATGTTTCATGCAACAACAATTGTGGCTGTGAAAAAAGGCGAAAAGGTTGCTATAGCTGGTGATGGTCAGGTCACATTTTCACAGAACATGATAATGAAACAGAATGCTAAAAAGGTGCGAAAGGTTTACAATGGCAAGGTTTTAGTTGGTTTTGCTGGGTCTGTTGCAGATGCTATAACCCTTTGCGAAAAATTTGAAGAAAAGCTTGAACAAAATAGTGGCAATTTGCAAAAGAGCGTTGTTGAGCTTGCAAAAGAGTGGAGACAGGACAAAATTCTACGACGGCTTGAGGCACTCATGATTGTTGCAAACTCTGAGCATTTGTTTGTGGTCTCTGGAAGTGGCGAAGTTGTTGAGCCTGATGACAACATTGCAGCAATTGGTTCTGGCGGGCCATATGCACTGGCTGCAGCAAGGGCACTCGTTCAGAACACTAACCTTGAGCCAGCTGAAATTGCTAAAAAAGCTTTAGAGATTGCAGCGTCTATTTGTATATACACAAATAACAATATTACAGTTTTAGAATTGTAG
- a CDS encoding RtcB family protein: MKKIRDGVYTNDYAIFFMTEEILKDLDEGVLQQAKNASQIPNVEFLGYTPDAHIGKGTSIGTIIVWDMSKAWISPTIVGVDIGCGMRLILTKSYADDIDKNLLKKMMSEIEDLIPTGVGKKNKKISLPYSKYEEYLQNTEIDKDISDKMVLIHEFDLDTIPDEAYEIGKEQFATLGGGNHFIEFQKLHVIDDKVAKEWGLFEGQLVVMIHSGSRRFGAVIGDYYQRKFKDVMKSKGITTPDPQLTFLPIDNKVAKDYIKAMQSAAIYAKVNRHYMSNFIISVLDEHGIDAWVLYDVAHNIAYMEKFANREKLVIRKGATRALPQNHYLIPNPKFLKTGHPVILPGSMGSSSYLMRGIEDNIISYHTVNHGAGRVLSRNKAKKTISVEEFSKALRQGQENEILINTKNLKDFLDESPQSYKDIDTVINSVITSKLAMPVAKMTPLGVIKGKD, encoded by the coding sequence ATGAAAAAGATAAGAGACGGAGTGTACACAAATGACTATGCAATTTTCTTTATGACAGAAGAGATACTAAAAGACCTTGACGAAGGAGTTCTGCAGCAGGCAAAAAACGCATCCCAGATTCCAAACGTAGAGTTTTTGGGCTATACACCTGATGCGCATATTGGCAAAGGTACATCAATTGGGACAATAATTGTATGGGATATGTCAAAGGCATGGATTTCGCCAACAATTGTAGGTGTTGACATAGGCTGTGGCATGAGACTTATTCTGACAAAGTCCTATGCAGATGATATAGACAAAAATCTTCTAAAGAAAATGATGAGTGAGATAGAAGATTTGATTCCGACAGGTGTAGGGAAAAAGAATAAAAAGATTTCTCTGCCTTACTCAAAGTACGAAGAGTATTTGCAAAACACAGAGATTGACAAAGACATATCAGATAAGATGGTTTTGATTCACGAATTTGACCTTGATACAATTCCAGATGAAGCGTATGAAATTGGCAAAGAGCAGTTTGCAACACTTGGTGGTGGTAATCATTTTATTGAGTTTCAGAAGCTGCATGTAATAGACGATAAGGTTGCGAAAGAGTGGGGGCTTTTTGAAGGTCAGCTTGTTGTGATGATCCACTCAGGTTCAAGAAGGTTTGGCGCAGTTATTGGCGATTACTATCAAAGAAAATTCAAAGATGTTATGAAATCAAAAGGTATCACAACACCAGACCCTCAGCTTACCTTTTTACCAATTGACAACAAAGTTGCAAAGGATTATATTAAAGCTATGCAGTCAGCAGCGATTTATGCAAAGGTCAATCGCCATTATATGAGCAATTTCATAATATCCGTTTTGGACGAACATGGGATTGATGCTTGGGTGCTTTATGATGTTGCACATAATATAGCGTATATGGAAAAGTTTGCAAATAGGGAAAAACTTGTGATAAGGAAAGGGGCAACAAGGGCTTTGCCACAGAATCACTATTTAATTCCAAATCCAAAATTTTTAAAAACAGGGCATCCTGTGATTTTGCCGGGAAGCATGGGTTCAAGTTCGTATCTTATGAGAGGAATTGAAGACAATATAATTAGCTATCATACGGTAAACCATGGAGCAGGAAGAGTACTTTCTCGAAACAAGGCAAAAAAGACAATTTCGGTTGAAGAGTTTTCAAAAGCCTTAAGACAAGGTCAGGAGAATGAGATACTAATAAATACAAAAAATCTAAAGGACTTTTTAGATGAAAGTCCGCAAAGCTATAAGGACATCGATACTGTTATAAATTCAGTTATCACTTCAAAGCTTGCTATGCCTGTTGCTAAGATGACACCACTTGGTGTTATCAAAGGAAAAGATTAA